One part of the Streptococcus sp. oral taxon 431 genome encodes these proteins:
- a CDS encoding ABC-F family ATP-binding cassette domain-containing protein, producing MSDFIVEKLSKSVGDKTVFKDISFIIHELDHIGLIGVNGTGKTTLLDVLSGVSGFDGDVSPFSAKSDYKIGYLTQDPDFDDGKTVLDTVLSSDLKEIQLIREYELLMLNYSEDKQARLERVMAEMDSLQAWEIESQVKTVLSKLGIQDLSTPVGALSGGLRRRVQLAQVLLGNHDLLLLDEPTNHLDIATIEWLTLFLKNSKKTVLFITHDRYFLDALSTRIFELDRAGLTEYQGNYQDYVRLKAEQDERDAALLHKKEQLYKQELAWMRRQPQARATKQQARINRFHDLKKEVSDTSVETDLSMNFETSRIGKKVIEFKDVSFAYDDKPILQHFNLLVQAKDRIGIVGDNGVGKSTLLNLIAGSLKPTEGKVIIGETVRIAYFSQQIEGLDESKRVINYLQEVAEEVKTSGGTTTSIAELLEQFLFPRSTHGTLIEKLSGGEKKRLYLLKLLLEKPNVLLLDEPTNDLDIATLTVLENFLQGFAGPVLTVSHDRYFLDKVATKILAFENGIIRPFFGHYTDYLDEKAFEAEATSQVQKAEKEKVVKVREEKKRMTYQEKQEWASIESDIEALENRISVIEEEMQANGSDFGKLATLQKELDEKNEALLEKYERYEYLSELA from the coding sequence ATGAGTGATTTTATTGTTGAAAAACTAAGTAAATCTGTTGGTGATAAGACTGTCTTTAAGGATATTTCCTTTATTATCCATGAATTGGACCACATAGGACTCATTGGTGTCAATGGAACAGGAAAGACGACCTTATTAGATGTTCTTTCAGGCGTTTCAGGTTTTGATGGCGATGTTAGCCCATTTTCAGCAAAGAGCGATTACAAGATTGGCTATCTAACCCAGGATCCGGATTTTGATGATGGCAAGACTGTCTTGGATACTGTCCTATCAAGTGATTTGAAAGAAATCCAGCTGATACGTGAATATGAACTACTCATGCTCAACTATAGTGAGGATAAGCAGGCTCGTTTAGAACGGGTTATGGCTGAGATGGATTCCCTCCAAGCTTGGGAAATTGAGAGTCAAGTCAAGACTGTTCTCAGTAAACTAGGCATTCAAGACTTATCAACTCCTGTTGGAGCTTTGTCTGGTGGTCTGCGAAGACGGGTTCAGTTGGCCCAAGTGCTGTTAGGAAATCACGATCTTTTGCTTTTGGATGAACCAACCAACCACTTGGATATTGCCACGATTGAGTGGCTGACCCTCTTTTTGAAAAATTCCAAGAAAACGGTTCTCTTTATCACCCATGATCGTTATTTCCTAGATGCGCTTTCGACGAGAATTTTCGAGTTGGACCGTGCTGGTTTGACCGAATATCAAGGAAATTACCAAGACTATGTTCGCCTCAAGGCTGAACAGGATGAGCGCGATGCAGCTCTTCTTCACAAAAAAGAGCAACTTTATAAGCAAGAATTGGCCTGGATGCGCAGACAACCACAGGCTCGTGCAACCAAGCAACAAGCACGTATCAATCGATTCCATGATTTGAAAAAGGAGGTTTCTGATACTAGTGTTGAGACAGACTTGAGCATGAATTTTGAAACCAGCCGTATCGGTAAGAAGGTCATTGAGTTCAAGGATGTTTCCTTTGCCTATGACGACAAACCGATTCTGCAGCATTTTAACCTTTTAGTGCAAGCCAAAGACCGTATCGGAATCGTTGGTGACAATGGTGTTGGGAAGTCAACCCTTCTTAACCTAATTGCAGGAAGTTTGAAACCGACTGAAGGAAAGGTTATTATCGGTGAAACGGTTCGCATCGCCTATTTCTCTCAACAAATCGAAGGCTTGGATGAGAGTAAGCGGGTTATCAATTACCTGCAAGAAGTGGCAGAAGAGGTTAAGACTAGCGGTGGTACTACGACATCTATCGCGGAGTTATTAGAACAATTTCTCTTCCCACGCTCAACTCACGGCACCTTGATTGAGAAGTTGTCTGGTGGTGAGAAAAAACGTCTCTACCTCCTTAAGTTGCTATTGGAAAAACCCAATGTGCTACTTTTGGACGAGCCGACAAATGATTTAGATATTGCGACCTTAACTGTTCTGGAAAATTTTTTACAAGGTTTTGCAGGTCCAGTCTTGACAGTTAGTCACGACCGTTATTTCCTTGATAAGGTGGCGACTAAGATTCTTGCTTTTGAGAATGGCATCATACGTCCGTTCTTTGGCCACTATACCGACTACCTAGATGAAAAAGCCTTCGAAGCAGAAGCAACAAGTCAAGTTCAAAAGGCTGAGAAGGAAAAAGTCGTCAAAGTCCGTGAAGAGAAGAAACGAATGACCTACCAAGAAAAGCAGGAGTGGGCAAGTATTGAAAGTGATATCGAAGCCTTGGAAAATCGTATCTCTGTTATTGAAGAGGAAATGCAGGCCAATGGCTCTGACTTTGGGAAGCTAGCTACTCTTCAAAAAGAGTTAGATGAGAAGAATGAAGCCTTGCTTGAAAAATATGAACGCTATGAATATTTAAGTGAGTTGGCTTAA
- the glmM gene encoding phosphoglucosamine mutase → MGKYFGTDGVRGEANVELTPELAFKLGRFGGYVLSQHTTEAPKVFVGRDTRISGQMLEAALIAGLLSVGIHVYKLGVLATPAVAYLVKTEGASAGVMISASHNPALDNGIKFFGGDGFKLDDDKEAEIEALLDASEDTLPRPSAEGLGTVVDYPEGLRKYESYLVSTGTPLEGMKVALDTANGAAATSARQIFADLGAQLTVIGETPDGLNINLNVGSTHPEALQELVKESGSAIGLAFDGDSDRLIAVDENGEIVDGDKIMYIIGKYLSEKGQLAQNTIVTTVMSNLGFHKALDREGINKAVTAVGDRYVVEEMRKSGYNLGGEQSGHVILMDYNTTGDGQLSAVQLTKIMQETGKSLSQLASEVTIYPQKLVNIRVENTMKEKAMEVPAIKAIIEKMEEEMAGNGRILVRPSGTEPLLRVMAEAPTTEEVDYYVDTIAEVVKTEIGI, encoded by the coding sequence ATGGGTAAATATTTTGGAACGGATGGAGTCCGTGGAGAAGCAAACGTAGAACTTACGCCAGAATTAGCTTTTAAATTGGGACGTTTTGGAGGCTATGTTCTCAGTCAACATACGACTGAAGCGCCAAAAGTTTTTGTAGGACGTGACACTCGTATCTCAGGTCAAATGCTTGAAGCAGCTTTGATTGCTGGACTTCTTTCAGTGGGAATTCACGTTTATAAGCTTGGAGTTCTTGCAACACCAGCAGTAGCTTATCTTGTTAAAACAGAAGGTGCGAGCGCTGGTGTCATGATTTCAGCTAGTCACAACCCAGCCCTTGATAATGGAATCAAATTCTTTGGTGGTGATGGCTTTAAACTAGACGATGACAAAGAAGCAGAAATCGAAGCCTTGCTAGATGCCAGTGAAGATACTCTCCCACGTCCAAGTGCAGAGGGCTTAGGTACGGTTGTTGACTACCCAGAAGGTTTACGTAAGTATGAATCCTATCTTGTTTCAACTGGAACTCCTCTTGAAGGGATGAAGGTTGCCTTGGATACTGCTAACGGTGCAGCAGCAACAAGTGCTCGTCAAATTTTTGCAGATCTAGGTGCTCAATTAACAGTTATCGGTGAAACACCAGATGGCCTTAACATCAACTTGAACGTTGGTTCAACTCATCCAGAAGCTTTGCAAGAACTTGTAAAAGAAAGCGGGTCAGCTATCGGTTTAGCCTTTGATGGGGATAGCGACCGTTTGATTGCTGTTGATGAAAATGGCGAAATTGTCGATGGTGACAAGATTATGTACATCATTGGGAAATACCTCTCTGAAAAAGGTCAATTGGCTCAAAACACGATTGTGACAACAGTTATGTCCAACCTCGGTTTCCATAAGGCCTTGGATCGTGAAGGGATCAATAAGGCAGTTACTGCTGTTGGAGACCGCTATGTAGTTGAAGAAATGAGAAAATCTGGCTACAATCTCGGAGGTGAGCAGTCAGGTCACGTTATCTTGATGGACTATAATACTACTGGTGATGGTCAGCTTTCAGCTGTTCAATTGACGAAGATCATGCAAGAAACAGGTAAGAGTTTGTCTCAATTGGCCTCAGAAGTGACAATTTACCCACAAAAATTGGTCAATATCCGTGTGGAAAATACCATGAAAGAAAAAGCTATGGAAGTTCCTGCTATCAAAGCTATTATCGAGAAGATGGAAGAAGAAATGGCAGGAAATGGTCGCATCCTCGTTCGCCCAAGTGGAACGGAGCCACTCTTGCGTGTCATGGCTGAAGCCCCAACCACTGAGGAAGTAGACTACTATGTAGACACTATTGCTGAAGTTGTTAAAACTGAGATTGGTATTTAG
- a CDS encoding CdaR family protein, with amino-acid sequence MKKNSLYIISSLLFACVLFIYATSINYQNNNNARPARTETYTNTVVNVPIDIQYDSEQYFISGFSSEVTVFLTGSNRVTLASEMQESTRKFKVIADLTQATEGTVEVPLTIENLPSGLTALATPQKITVKIGKKATRDNLPVTPQIDSGKVDERILIDSVTVSDERVSVTSDADTLSKIDKIVAVLPTSEKITGNYTGSVPLQAIDKNGTVLPTVITPYETTMKITTKQARSTSSSTSSTTSSSSTKSSTTGPETKPDSSKKD; translated from the coding sequence ATGAAAAAAAATAGTTTATATATCATCTCCTCACTCCTATTTGCTTGCGTTTTATTTATCTACGCTACCTCTATTAATTACCAAAATAATAATAATGCAAGACCAGCTCGAACAGAAACCTATACCAATACGGTCGTAAATGTACCGATTGATATTCAGTACGATAGTGAGCAGTATTTTATTAGCGGTTTTAGTTCAGAAGTAACGGTATTTTTAACTGGATCTAATCGAGTGACCTTGGCTAGTGAGATGCAAGAAAGCACTCGTAAATTCAAGGTTATTGCAGATTTGACACAGGCGACAGAAGGAACCGTTGAAGTTCCCTTGACCATTGAGAATCTTCCAAGCGGTTTAACAGCTCTAGCAACACCACAAAAAATCACCGTTAAAATTGGGAAGAAGGCAACACGGGATAATTTACCAGTCACTCCACAGATCGACTCTGGTAAGGTTGATGAACGAATTCTCATCGATAGTGTGACCGTTTCAGATGAACGCGTTTCAGTTACAAGTGATGCCGACACCTTATCTAAGATTGATAAGATTGTGGCTGTTTTACCAACTAGTGAAAAAATTACTGGAAATTATACAGGTTCAGTTCCCTTACAAGCTATTGATAAGAATGGAACAGTTTTACCAACGGTGATTACACCGTATGAAACAACCATGAAGATAACAACGAAACAAGCTAGATCAACAAGTAGTTCTACCTCTTCAACGACTAGCTCATCTTCAACGAAATCTTCTACTACAGGGCCTGAAACCAAACCAGACTCTTCAAAGAAAGACTAA
- a CDS encoding NAD(P)/FAD-dependent oxidoreductase, giving the protein MSELYDITIVGGGPVGLFAAFYAHLRQAKVQIIDSLPQLGGQPAILYPEKQILDVPGFPNLTGEELTNRLLEQLEGFETPVHLNETVLEIEKGDDVFKITTNKGNHTSKTVIIAMGGGAFKPRPLELEGVEGYDNIHYHVSNIQQYAGQKVTILGGGDSAVDWALAFEKIAPTTLVHRRDNFRALEHSVQALQESSVTIKTPFVPSQLLGDGKTLDKLEITKVKSEETESIELGHLFVNYGFKSSVGNLKKWGLDLNRHKIIVNSKQESSQAGIYAIGDCCYYEGKIDLIATGLGEAPTAVNNAINYIDPEQKVQPKHSTSL; this is encoded by the coding sequence ATGTCTGAACTATATGATATTACCATTGTAGGAGGTGGACCTGTTGGTCTTTTCGCAGCCTTTTATGCTCACCTTCGTCAAGCCAAAGTACAAATCATCGATTCTCTTCCTCAACTAGGTGGTCAGCCTGCTATCCTATATCCTGAAAAACAAATTCTCGATGTTCCTGGTTTTCCAAACCTCACAGGGGAAGAATTGACTAACCGCCTTTTGGAACAACTTGAAGGGTTTGAGACACCTGTTCACCTCAATGAAACTGTTCTTGAGATTGAAAAAGGGGATGATGTTTTTAAGATTACAACTAATAAGGGAAATCATACTTCTAAAACCGTTATTATTGCTATGGGTGGTGGTGCCTTTAAACCACGTCCACTCGAATTAGAAGGGGTTGAAGGCTATGACAATATCCACTACCACGTTTCTAATATTCAACAATACGCTGGTCAGAAGGTAACCATCCTGGGTGGTGGTGACTCAGCCGTTGACTGGGCTTTAGCTTTTGAGAAGATTGCTCCAACTACACTTGTGCATCGTCGCGATAACTTCCGTGCTCTTGAGCATAGCGTCCAAGCCTTGCAAGAGTCTTCTGTGACTATCAAAACACCTTTTGTGCCAAGTCAGCTTCTTGGAGATGGAAAAACTTTAGACAAGCTTGAAATCACAAAAGTTAAATCCGAGGAGACAGAAAGCATTGAGTTGGGCCACCTCTTTGTCAACTATGGCTTCAAATCTTCTGTAGGTAATCTTAAAAAATGGGGACTTGACCTTAACCGTCACAAGATTATCGTCAATAGCAAGCAGGAATCAAGCCAAGCTGGAATTTACGCTATCGGTGACTGCTGCTACTACGAAGGTAAGATTGACTTGATTGCAACCGGTCTAGGTGAAGCACCAACTGCTGTCAACAATGCCATTAACTACATCGACCCAGAACAAAAAGTTCAACCAAAACACTCTACAAGTCTATAA
- a CDS encoding DegV family protein, whose product MKLAVITDSSAFLQAETLRKEDLFVLDIPVNIDGQEYVEGVNLTAQEFYEKMASASELPKTSQPSIAKLDEILSSLKAKGYTHALGLFLSSGISGFYQNIQYMKDEYEGLTIAFPDTRITSAPLGYMVESVLKWAEQGDGFESILDKVTEQIENTSAFIMVDDLDHLVKGGRLSNGAAILGNLLSIKPILYFNDQGVIEVYEKVRTEKKATKRLVEIVKEATANGNYQITVIHGNAPQKAADLRQLLIDGGVATDVSIATFGSVIGTHLGEGSIALGYTPII is encoded by the coding sequence ATGAAGTTAGCGGTCATAACAGACTCATCTGCTTTTCTACAAGCGGAAACCTTGCGGAAAGAAGATTTATTTGTGCTAGACATTCCTGTGAATATCGATGGACAGGAGTATGTTGAAGGTGTAAATCTAACCGCTCAAGAATTTTATGAAAAAATGGCTTCAGCAAGCGAATTACCAAAAACGAGCCAACCAAGTATTGCCAAGTTGGATGAAATTTTATCATCATTAAAAGCTAAAGGCTATACACATGCCTTAGGTCTTTTCCTATCTTCTGGAATATCAGGATTTTACCAAAATATCCAGTATATGAAGGATGAATATGAAGGGTTAACCATTGCCTTTCCTGATACCCGTATTACAAGCGCTCCCCTAGGCTATATGGTTGAGAGTGTCTTGAAATGGGCAGAGCAAGGAGATGGCTTTGAGTCTATCTTAGATAAAGTAACTGAACAGATTGAAAATACCTCAGCCTTTATCATGGTGGATGATCTTGACCATCTAGTTAAGGGGGGACGACTCTCTAATGGCGCGGCTATTTTGGGGAATCTCCTAAGTATCAAGCCAATCCTATATTTCAATGACCAAGGTGTGATAGAAGTATATGAAAAGGTTCGTACAGAGAAAAAGGCTACAAAACGCTTAGTTGAAATTGTTAAAGAAGCAACAGCTAATGGGAATTACCAGATTACTGTCATTCACGGTAATGCTCCTCAAAAAGCAGCAGATTTGCGCCAGCTTTTAATCGATGGTGGAGTGGCTACAGATGTTTCAATTGCAACCTTCGGTAGTGTTATTGGGACTCACCTGGGAGAAGGAAGTATTGCTCTGGGATATACACCCATAATCTAG
- a CDS encoding adenine phosphoribosyltransferase: MNLKDYIASIENYPQEGITFRDISPLMANGNAYSYAVREIVQYATDKKIDMIVGPEARGFIVGCPVAFELGIGFAPVRKPGKLPREVISADYEKEYGVDTLTMHADAIKPGQRVLIVDDLLATGGTVKATIEMIEKLGGVVAGCAFLIELDELKGREAIGDYDYKVLMHY, translated from the coding sequence ATGAACTTAAAAGATTACATTGCAAGTATTGAAAATTATCCACAAGAAGGAATTACATTCCGTGATATCAGCCCTTTGATGGCTAACGGCAATGCCTACAGCTACGCTGTTCGTGAAATTGTTCAATATGCTACTGACAAAAAGATTGATATGATCGTAGGACCAGAAGCGCGTGGATTTATCGTTGGATGTCCAGTTGCTTTTGAGTTGGGAATTGGTTTTGCACCTGTGCGTAAACCAGGAAAATTGCCACGCGAAGTGATTTCAGCTGACTATGAAAAAGAATATGGTGTTGATACTTTGACTATGCACGCAGATGCTATCAAACCAGGACAACGTGTTCTTATCGTAGATGACCTCTTGGCAACAGGTGGTACTGTTAAGGCTACAATCGAAATGATTGAAAAATTGGGTGGAGTCGTAGCAGGTTGCGCCTTCTTGATCGAACTTGATGAGCTTAAAGGTCGTGAAGCTATCGGAGATTACGACTACAAGGTGCTTATGCATTATTAA
- the dapB gene encoding 4-hydroxy-tetrahydrodipicolinate reductase, giving the protein MSIRVIIAGFKGRMGQSACQMVLSDSELELVAVLDPFESASDWQGIPVFNDKNDLTGFEADVWVDFTTPAVAYENTRFALENGFAPVVGTTGFTSQEIEELKEFSRSKNLGGLIAPNFALGAVLLMQFATQAAKYFPNVEIIELHHDKKKDAPSGTAIKTAELMAEVRESIQQGASDEEELISGARGANFDGMRIHSVRLPGLVAHQEVIFGNQGEGLTLRHDSYDRSSFMTGVNLGIKEVVKRHELVYGLEHLL; this is encoded by the coding sequence ATGAGTATTCGAGTAATTATTGCTGGTTTTAAGGGAAGAATGGGCCAATCTGCTTGTCAAATGGTTTTGTCTGATTCTGAACTTGAACTGGTAGCGGTTTTAGATCCTTTTGAGTCTGCATCTGACTGGCAGGGAATTCCAGTATTCAATGATAAGAATGATTTGACAGGTTTTGAGGCAGATGTATGGGTTGACTTTACAACACCAGCTGTTGCCTATGAGAATACACGCTTTGCTCTTGAAAATGGCTTTGCTCCAGTAGTTGGAACAACAGGTTTCACTAGTCAAGAGATTGAAGAACTAAAAGAATTTTCTCGTTCTAAAAACTTGGGTGGCTTGATTGCTCCTAACTTTGCTTTGGGTGCTGTCTTGCTCATGCAATTTGCGACACAAGCTGCAAAATACTTCCCAAATGTAGAGATTATTGAGCTTCACCATGACAAGAAAAAAGATGCTCCGAGCGGAACAGCTATCAAAACAGCGGAATTGATGGCAGAAGTTCGTGAGTCTATCCAACAAGGTGCTAGTGATGAGGAAGAACTCATTTCAGGGGCACGTGGAGCTAACTTTGATGGTATGCGAATCCATTCAGTCCGTTTGCCAGGTTTGGTAGCTCATCAGGAAGTTATATTTGGAAATCAGGGAGAAGGATTGACTCTACGTCATGACTCCTATGATCGTAGCTCCTTCATGACAGGGGTGAATTTGGGAATCAAAGAAGTTGTCAAGCGTCATGAGCTTGTCTATGGATTAGAACACTTATTATGA
- the cdaA gene encoding diadenylate cyclase CdaA, with protein MNFQQLSNLQYWSSLFSSPWSILINVIDILIVAYILYQFTKSIAGTKIMILVRGVLVFILAQIAANTLGLTTISWLINQLITYGVIAAVVIFSPEIRTGLERLGRATDFFSSTPMSSEEQMIQAFVKAVEYMSPRKIGALVSVQRVRTLQEYISTGIPLDAKISAELLINIFIPNTPLHDGAVIIKGDRIAVTSAYLPLTENTGISKEFGTRHRAAIGLSEVSDALTFVVSEETGGISITYNGVFKHDLTMEEFEEELRRILIPENSQEPSLTERILGGWKNEKK; from the coding sequence ATGAATTTTCAACAATTATCTAATCTTCAATACTGGTCTAGTTTATTTTCCAGTCCTTGGAGTATTCTGATAAATGTGATTGATATTCTTATCGTTGCCTATATCTTATACCAATTTACAAAATCAATTGCAGGAACCAAGATTATGATCCTGGTTCGAGGTGTTTTAGTTTTTATCTTAGCTCAGATAGCAGCAAATACCCTAGGCTTGACAACTATTTCCTGGTTGATCAATCAATTGATTACTTACGGTGTTATCGCAGCGGTAGTTATTTTCTCTCCAGAAATTCGGACAGGTTTAGAGCGTTTGGGACGTGCGACTGATTTCTTTTCAAGTACACCAATGAGTTCAGAAGAACAGATGATTCAGGCCTTTGTTAAAGCGGTAGAATATATGAGCCCTCGTAAAATTGGAGCACTGGTCTCTGTTCAGCGTGTCAGAACCTTGCAGGAATATATTTCCACGGGGATTCCTTTAGATGCTAAGATTTCTGCAGAACTCTTAATCAATATCTTCATTCCAAACACACCTTTACATGATGGTGCAGTCATTATAAAAGGGGATCGAATAGCTGTAACATCTGCTTATCTTCCACTTACCGAAAACACTGGTATTTCTAAGGAGTTTGGAACACGACACCGTGCAGCTATTGGTTTATCTGAAGTATCAGACGCCTTAACATTTGTTGTGTCAGAAGAAACTGGAGGCATTTCCATTACCTATAATGGTGTCTTTAAGCATGATTTAACGATGGAAGAATTTGAGGAAGAACTACGTCGTATACTGATTCCGGAAAATTCACAAGAGCCAAGCTTAACAGAGCGTATATTAGGAGGCTGGAAGAATGAAAAAAAATAG
- the metA gene encoding homoserine O-acetyltransferase MetA — MPIRIDKKLPAVEILRTENIFVMDDQRAAHQDIRPLKILILNLMPQKMVTETQLLRHLANTPLQLDIDFLYMESHQSKTTRSEHMETFYKTFSEVQDQYFDGLIITGAPVEHLPFEEVDYWEEFTQVIDWSKTHVFSTLHICWGAQAGLYYRYGVDKHQMAQKLSGIYPQDVLKEGHLLLRGFDDLYVSPHSRHTEILKEDIVNKTNLEILASGKEVGISILASRDLREVYSFGHLEYDRDTLAKEYFRDLDAGLDPHIPENYFKNDDIHELPCMRWSSSAALFFSNWVNYAVYQETPFEWKSAEEDVSHFGYL; from the coding sequence ATGCCGATTCGAATAGATAAAAAATTACCAGCAGTTGAGATTTTACGAACGGAAAATATTTTCGTCATGGATGACCAGCGGGCGGCTCATCAGGATATTCGACCACTGAAAATTCTGATTTTAAACTTGATGCCACAGAAGATGGTTACAGAGACTCAGCTTTTACGACATTTAGCTAATACTCCTTTGCAGTTAGATATTGATTTCTTATATATGGAAAGTCATCAGTCGAAAACAACTCGTTCTGAACATATGGAGACTTTTTATAAGACCTTCTCGGAAGTTCAAGACCAGTATTTTGATGGCTTGATTATCACAGGAGCACCAGTTGAGCATCTCCCTTTTGAAGAAGTGGACTATTGGGAGGAATTTACTCAGGTCATTGATTGGTCAAAGACTCATGTCTTTTCAACCCTGCATATTTGCTGGGGAGCACAGGCTGGCCTCTACTATCGTTACGGCGTAGATAAACACCAGATGGCTCAAAAACTTTCGGGAATTTATCCTCAGGATGTTTTAAAAGAAGGTCATCTTTTGCTGAGAGGTTTTGATGATTTGTATGTATCTCCCCATTCTCGTCACACAGAAATTCTCAAAGAAGACATTGTAAATAAAACAAATTTAGAGATCTTAGCATCTGGAAAAGAAGTGGGAATCTCTATCCTTGCAAGCCGAGATTTAAGAGAAGTTTATAGCTTTGGGCATTTGGAGTATGATCGTGATACGCTAGCCAAGGAATATTTTAGAGATCTAGATGCTGGTTTAGATCCCCATATACCAGAAAATTATTTCAAAAATGATGACATCCATGAACTTCCTTGTATGCGTTGGAGTTCCTCAGCAGCTCTCTTTTTCAGTAACTGGGTAAATTATGCAGTTTACCAAGAAACGCCTTTTGAGTGGAAGAGTGCAGAAGAAGATGTGTCTCATTTTGGATATTTATAA
- a CDS encoding CCA tRNA nucleotidyltransferase: MRLTQMPSEFQKALPVLEKIKEAGFEAYFVGGSVRDALLNRPIHDVDIATSSYPEETKQIFPRTADIGIEHGTVLVLDGDEEYEVTTFRTEDVYVDYRRPSSVSFVRSLEEDLKRRDFTVNAFALDEMGEIIDLFDGLRDLENQVLRAVGVASERFNEDALRIMRGFRFQASLGFELEQETFEAMKDLTPLLEKISVERTFVEFDKLLLAPYWRVGLSSMIASKAYDYLPDMAGSQENLQSLFDLDADFTFESSEQAWAALLWVLEVEDAQQFLKHWKTSRQFAKQVQDLLTILELREEGELSKRDCYRFDLDLLLQAEHLRQAQGKEVNPQAIEETYHSLTIHDKKEIQINGGILIKEYGYQPGPEMGEILAEIEYAIVDGDLENNLEAIHAYLREKK; this comes from the coding sequence ATGAGATTAACACAAATGCCTTCTGAATTTCAGAAGGCTTTACCAGTATTAGAAAAAATTAAAGAAGCAGGCTTTGAAGCCTATTTTGTTGGAGGTTCTGTTAGGGATGCCCTACTCAATCGTCCCATCCATGATGTGGATATTGCGACTTCATCTTATCCAGAAGAGACCAAGCAGATTTTTCCACGGACAGCTGACATTGGCATTGAACACGGAACAGTTTTGGTTTTAGATGGAGATGAAGAGTACGAGGTCACCACTTTTCGAACAGAGGATGTCTATGTAGACTATCGGAGACCAAGTTCAGTTTCTTTTGTTCGTTCGTTAGAAGAGGACCTCAAACGCCGTGATTTCACAGTCAATGCCTTTGCCTTGGATGAGATGGGCGAAATCATTGATTTGTTCGATGGTTTGAGAGATTTAGAAAATCAAGTTTTACGAGCAGTTGGTGTAGCTAGTGAGCGTTTCAACGAAGATGCTTTGCGGATTATGCGTGGTTTCCGTTTTCAGGCCAGTCTTGGCTTTGAGCTTGAGCAAGAAACCTTTGAAGCTATGAAAGATCTGACACCACTCTTAGAGAAGATTTCTGTGGAGCGCACCTTTGTCGAGTTTGATAAGCTTTTACTGGCTCCCTATTGGCGAGTAGGTCTGTCTTCTATGATTGCAAGTAAAGCTTATGATTATCTTCCGGATATGGCTGGTAGTCAGGAGAACCTCCAATCTTTATTTGACTTAGATGCTGATTTTACCTTTGAATCTTCTGAACAAGCCTGGGCTGCACTTTTATGGGTTTTAGAAGTGGAAGATGCGCAACAATTTTTGAAACATTGGAAAACTTCGCGTCAATTCGCTAAGCAGGTTCAAGATTTACTTACGATCTTAGAACTTCGTGAAGAAGGTGAACTAAGCAAGCGCGATTGTTACCGTTTTGATCTAGATTTACTTTTACAGGCTGAACATCTTCGTCAGGCTCAAGGAAAAGAAGTCAATCCACAGGCTATCGAAGAGACTTACCACAGCCTAACCATCCATGATAAGAAAGAAATTCAAATCAATGGTGGGATTCTCATCAAGGAATACGGCTATCAGCCAGGACCAGAAATGGGAGAAATTTTAGCAGAGATTGAGTATGCTATCGTGGATGGGGATTTGGAAAATAACTTGGAAGCCATCCATGCTTACTTGAGGGAGAAAAAATGA
- a CDS encoding DUF1149 family protein — protein sequence MNLKREQEFVSQYHFDARNFEWENENGAPETKVDVNFQLLQHDQENQVTSLVVVLSFMIVFDRFVISGTISQVNHVEGRIIDQPSDFSQEEVETLARPCLDMLNRLTYEVTEIALDLPGINLEF from the coding sequence ATGAATTTAAAACGTGAACAAGAATTTGTCAGTCAGTATCACTTTGATGCGCGTAACTTTGAATGGGAAAATGAAAATGGAGCACCTGAAACTAAGGTAGATGTAAACTTCCAGTTGCTTCAGCATGATCAAGAAAATCAAGTTACCTCTTTAGTAGTTGTTTTGAGCTTTATGATTGTCTTTGATAGATTTGTCATTAGTGGAACGATTTCTCAAGTCAACCATGTTGAAGGTCGTATTATCGATCAACCAAGTGATTTCAGCCAAGAAGAGGTTGAGACACTAGCACGTCCATGTTTGGATATGCTTAATCGTTTGACTTATGAAGTAACAGAAATTGCCCTTGATTTACCGGGAATTAATTTGGAGTTTTAA